One Helianthus annuus cultivar XRQ/B chromosome 12, HanXRQr2.0-SUNRISE, whole genome shotgun sequence genomic region harbors:
- the LOC110893658 gene encoding protein indeterminate-domain 12, producing MSNDFEEDDEQFHHHPRLNQSHDAPTTTLKLKKKRNLPGNPDPDAEVVALSPRTLMATNRYICEVCHKGFQRDQNLQLHRRGHNLPWKLKQRPVNIQVKKRVYICPEPNCVHHEPTRALGDLTGIKKHFCRKHGEKKWKCDKCSKRYAVQSDWKAHAKICGTREYHCDCGTIFSRKDSFVTHRAFCDALTEEAGGPNIMMRDTNHDKSLQSTDFDPMFNLRPCFGEPNNSPMAAAYTSATALLQKAAEMGAKVSDSTVTPILLRGFTGYSTTPMDTTAGGLHASISPEMFAGYGISTTTDKSGLYDSSLLMHSSKGNLFERQEFMGGSEKIMTVDFLGGGLCGKRDYNGNLVGMPYSNSLHQQQLD from the exons ATGTCCAACGATTTCGAAGAAGATGACGAGCAGTTCCACCACCATCCTAGACTCAACCAATCACATGATGCCCCTACAACAACCTTGAAACTAAAGAAGAAACGCAATCTCCCTGGGAATCCAG ACCCTGATGCGGAAGTTGTGGCCTTGTCTCCAAGGACTCTAATGGCTACAAATCGGTATATATGTGAAGTGTGTCACAAAGGATTCCAGAGGGATCAGAACCTTCAACTCCACAGGAGGGGCCACAATTTGCCATGGAAGCTAAAGCAAAGGCCAGTCAACATTCAAGTGAAAAAGAGGGTGTATATTTGTCCAGAGCCAAACTGCGTGCACCATGAACCTACTCGGGCTCTAGGTGACTTGACTGGCATAAAGAAGCATTTCTGTAGGAAGCATGGAGAGAAGAAATGGAAGTGTGACAAGTGCTCCAAGCGTTATGCTGTACAGTCTGACTGGAAAGCTCATGCCAAGATTTGCGGCACACGTGAATATCATTGTGATTGTGGAACCATCTTTTCAAG GAAGGACAGCTTCGTGACCCACAGAGCCTTTTGTGATGCACTAACTGAGGAAGCTGGAGGACCAAATATCATGATGAGAGACACCAACCATGATAAATCATTACAGTCTACGGATTTTGATCCCATGTTTAATCTGCGGCCATGCTTCGGGGAACCCAATAACTCTCCCATGGCTGCTGCTTATACCTCAGCCACTGCCTTGCTACAGAAAGCAGCAGAGATGGGTGCAAAGGTAAGTGACAGCACCGTCACCCCAATTCTCTTGAGGGGATTCACTGGCTACTCCACCACCCCCATGGATACCACTGCCGGTGGCTTACATGCTAGTATAAGCCCAGAAATGTTTGCTGGTTATGGTATCAGTACTACTACTGATAAAAGTGGGTTATACGATTCTTCTCTTCTCATGCATTCATCAAAAGGCAACCTCTTTGAAAGGCAAGAATTCATGGGAGGCAGTGAGAAAATTATGACAGTTGATTTCTTGGGAGGTGGTCTTTGTGGGAAGAGAGACTATAACGGGAACTTGGTGGGAATGCCTTATTCAAATAGTCTACACCAGCAACAATTAGACTAG